A window of the Vigna angularis cultivar LongXiaoDou No.4 chromosome 3, ASM1680809v1, whole genome shotgun sequence genome harbors these coding sequences:
- the LOC108325310 gene encoding protein trichome birefringence-like 36, producing MSMVHTTGSHALTKHFFQDKALLNYRALPPLDHSHCATMAKLKLLLLSFLFYTIFPCFFHCTLSLINPQDELSWIAMESEDINMVQTQRDSSKRCDFSEGKWVFDQSYPLYDSNCPYLTTAVTCQKNGRPDSDYEKWKWKPNGCYIPRFDALGFLGKMRRKRIMLVGDSIMRNQWESLVCLVQGVIPTDRKRVTYNGPLMAFHAMDFETSIEFFWAPLLVELKKESNKKRILHLDLIEDNARYWRGVDILVFDSAHWWTHSGQTSSWDYYMEGNSIITNMNPMVAYQKGLSTWARWVDLNLNPRKTRVIFRSMSPRHNRQNGWKCYKQRQPLQFFSHLHVPEPLVVLQGVIKRMRFPVYLQDITTMTALRRDGHPSVYSKAMNEERQKAGTGLSSDCSHWCLPGVPDIWNEMLSVLL from the exons ATGTCCATGGTCCACACCACCGGAAGTCATGCCTTGACGAAACACTTTTTTCAAGACAAGGCCCTTCTAAATTACAGAGCCCTCCCTCCTTTGGATCACTCACATTGTGCTACCATGGCAAAACTAAAGCTTCTCCTGCTCTCCTTTCTCTTCTATACCATCTTCCCATGTTTCTTCCACTGCACATTATCACTCATCAATCCCCAGGATGAGCTAAGCTGGATTGCCATGGAAAGTGAAGACATTAACATGGTGCAAACCCAGAGAGATTCTTCGAAAAGATGTGACTTCTCTGAAGGAAAATGGGTTTTTGATCAATCATACCCCCTCTATGATTCCAACTGTCCCTACCTCACCACTGCAGTTACATGTCAAAAGAATGGAAGGCCAGATTCTGACTATGAGAAATGGAAGTGGAAGCCAAATGGCTGTTATATCCCAAG GTTTGATGCACTGGGTTTTCTGGGTAAAAtgagaagaaagagaataatGCTGGTCGGTGATTCCATAATGAGAAACCAGTGGGAGTCTCTTGTTTGCTTGGTTCAAGGAGTTATTCCAACGGATCGGAAAAGGGTGACCTATAATGGTCCTTTAATGGCTTTCCATGCTATG GATTTTGAGACATCAATTGAGTTCTTCTGGGCACCATTGTTGGTAGAACTTAAGAAAGAGTCTAACAAGAAGAGAATTCTACATTTGGATTTGATTGAAGATAATGCAAGGTATTGGAGGGGAGTTGATATTCTTGTATTTGATTCAGCTCACTGGTGGACTCACTCCGGTCAAACAAGCTC GTGGGATTATTACATGGAGGGAAACAGTATCATCACAAACATGAATCCTATGGTTGCCTATCAGAAAGGACTCAGTACATGGGCAAGATGGGTGGATCTTAATTTGAATCCTAGAAAAACCAGAGTCATTTTTCGAAGCATGTCACCTAGGCACAACAG GCAAAATGGCTGGAAATGCTATAAGCAGAGACAGCCTTTACAATTTTTCAGCCACTTGCATGTTCCTGAACCTCTAGTAGTGCTGCAAGGAGTAATTAAGAGAATGAGATTCCCAGTGTATCTGCAAGATATTACAACGATGACTGCTCTCAGAAGAGATGGCCATCCTTCAGTGTATAGCAAGGCAATGAATGAAGAGAGGCAGAAAGCAGGCACAGGTCTTTCCTCTGATTGCAGCCATTGGTGCCTCCCTGGGGTGCCAGACATTTGGAATGAGATGCTCAGTGTGTTGCTCTAA
- the LOC108324948 gene encoding lipoyl synthase, chloroplastic, with the protein MIRQSLYNTSSVSFSTPSPAAHKRHRLAPPSWGTIRCDASSVSVEKKVVGPGGLGPHTGRDPNVKKPEWLRQKAPQGERFLEIKGSLSQLKLNTVCEEAQCPNIGECWNGGGDGIATATIMLLGDTCTRGCRFCAVKTSRNPSPPDPMEPENTAKAIASWGVDYIVLTSVDRDDIPDGGSGHFAQTVKALKNLKPEIMVECLTSDFRGDLKAVETLVHSGLDVFAHNIETVKRLQRIVRDPRAGYEQSLSVLKHAKHSKEGMITKTSIMLGLGETDDEVKEAMAALRAIDVDIMTFGQYLQPTPLHLTVKEYVAPEKFAFWKEYGESIGFRYVASGPLVRSSYRAGELFVKTMVREKTKNAGDS; encoded by the exons ATGATTCGCCAATCGCTCTACAACACTTCTTCCGTCTCCTTCTCAACCCCATCTCCCGCTGCTCATAAACGCCACCGTTTAGCTCCTCCAAGTTGGGGAACAATTCGATGCGACGCTTCGTCGGTGTCGGTAGAGAAGAAGGTTGTTGGGCCTGGTGGGCTGGGCCCGCACACGGGGCGAGACCCAAACGTGAAGAAGCCTGAGTGGTTGCGGCAGAAAGCTCCACAGGGTGAAAGGTTCCTAGAGATTAAGGGATCCCTTTCGCAGTTGAAGCTCAACACTGTTTGTGAAGAGGCACAGTGCCCCAACATAGGAGAG TGTTGGAATGGAGGTGGAGATGGGATTGCAACTGCGACAATCATGCTTCTCGGGGATACTTGCACACGTGGCTGTAGGTTTTGTGCCGTGAAGACCAGTAGAAACCCTTCACCTCCTGATCCTATGGAACCGGAAAACACTGCCAAGGCCATAGCAAGTTGGGG TGTGGATTATATTGTCCTAACAAGTGTGGATCGTGATGATATACCCGATGGAGGAAGTGGCCATTTTGCTCAGACTGTCAAAGCCTTGAAG AATCTCAAACCTGAGATCATGGTCGAGTGTTTAACCTCTGATTTTCGGGGTGATTTGAAGGCTGTAGAAACTCTGGTTCATTCAGGTTTAGATGTCTTTGCTCACAACATTGAGACAGTCAAACGCCTCCAAAGAATTGTTAGAGATCCTAGGGCAGG GTATGAGCAAAGCCTGTCAGTTCTAAAGCATGCAAAACATAGCAAGGAGGGTATGATAACAAAAACATCTATAATGCTCGGCCTTGGAGAAACTGATGATGAGGTGAAGGAAGCAATGGCTGCTTTAAGGGCTATTGATGTCGATATTATGACATTTGGTCAATATTTACAG CCAACTCCCTTGCATTTGACTGTCAAAGAGTACGTTGCCCCTGAGAAGTTTGCTTTCTGGAAAGAATACGGGGAATCTATTGGTTTTCGTTATGTAGCAAGTGGTCCACTG GTGCGATCTTCGTACAGGGCTGGGGAGCTGTTTGTCAAGACAATGGTACGAGAAAAGACCAAGAATGCCGGTGACTCATAG